In Chroogloeocystis siderophila 5.2 s.c.1, a genomic segment contains:
- a CDS encoding homogentisate phytyltransferase, with translation MSQVFEPELKQLGWRGWLYALWKFARPHTIIGTSLSVWGVYLISYAIASASRVDLLAPLGAWIACLCGNVYIVGLNQLEDVAIDKINKPHLPIASGEFSQRTGQIIVAVTGGLALLLAWVLGPYLFGMVAISLAIGTAYSLPPIRLKRFPFWAALCIFSVRGAIVNLGLFLHFSWVLQGNRSIPPAIWVLTAFILVFTLAIAIFKDIPDIEGDRQYQITTLTIKLGQKTVFDLALWVLTVCYLGMLLAAWLPQVSTVFLISTHLLLLGLMWWRSRQVDLQDKSAIASFYQFIWKLFFLEYLIFPAACLLA, from the coding sequence ATGAGTCAGGTGTTTGAGCCAGAGTTAAAGCAATTAGGGTGGCGTGGCTGGTTATATGCATTGTGGAAATTTGCCCGTCCGCACACGATTATTGGCACGAGTTTGAGTGTGTGGGGCGTGTATCTCATTAGTTATGCGATCGCTTCTGCCTCACGTGTAGATTTACTCGCGCCTTTGGGGGCTTGGATTGCTTGTTTGTGTGGCAATGTCTATATTGTCGGGCTAAATCAGCTAGAAGATGTGGCGATAGACAAAATTAATAAGCCACATTTGCCGATCGCATCGGGTGAGTTTTCGCAACGTACAGGTCAGATTATTGTCGCAGTCACAGGAGGGCTGGCGCTACTCTTGGCGTGGGTGTTGGGACCGTATTTATTCGGGATGGTGGCGATTAGTTTAGCAATTGGAACTGCGTATTCTTTACCACCAATTCGCTTGAAGCGGTTTCCGTTTTGGGCGGCATTGTGTATTTTCTCAGTACGTGGTGCGATTGTGAATTTGGGGCTGTTTTTGCATTTTAGCTGGGTGTTACAGGGCAATCGCTCGATTCCTCCTGCTATATGGGTATTGACAGCGTTTATTTTAGTGTTTACGCTTGCAATCGCAATCTTTAAAGATATTCCAGATATCGAAGGCGATCGCCAATATCAAATTACGACTTTGACGATCAAGCTAGGACAAAAAACTGTCTTTGATTTGGCACTTTGGGTACTCACCGTTTGCTATTTGGGAATGTTGCTGGCGGCTTGGCTACCGCAAGTGAGTACCGTATTCCTGATTAGCACGCATTTACTTTTACTGGGGTTGATGTGGTGGCGAAGTAGACAAGTTGATTTACAAGATAAAAGTGCGATCGCGAGTTTCTATCAATTTATTTGGAAACTCTTTTTCCTGGAATACCTAATTTTCCCTGCTGCTTGTCTGCTAGCTTAA